A portion of the Paenibacillus marchantiae genome contains these proteins:
- a CDS encoding aldo/keto reductase → MAEQRTRLGKTDLIVNPIGLGANAVGGHNIYPNMLNDETGKDVVRTALKQGINFLDTAFIYGPEHSERLIGEVLKETGQRQDTIIATKAAHKFVDGNVVFDNSPAFLKTSVDEALKRLQTDYIDLFYIHFPDELTPKDEAVGALKRLKDEGKIRAIGVSNFSIDQLREANRNGDVDVLQSEYNLFKREAEKELLPYTAEHDISFVPYFPLAAGLLGGKYNRDTTFQDGRAKNPLFTGEAFIQNLDKVEQLRSIAQSKDAEVAHLVLAWYLTQPSIDALIPGAKKPEQVINNLKTLDVELTAEEIAVIDQIFR, encoded by the coding sequence ATGGCAGAACAACGTACTCGCTTGGGCAAAACCGATCTGATTGTTAACCCGATTGGATTGGGGGCTAATGCAGTAGGAGGACATAACATCTATCCGAATATGCTGAATGATGAGACAGGTAAGGATGTCGTTCGTACAGCTTTGAAACAGGGTATTAACTTTTTGGATACTGCTTTCATCTATGGACCTGAGCATTCAGAACGCTTAATTGGTGAAGTGCTGAAAGAAACGGGTCAGCGTCAAGATACTATCATAGCAACGAAAGCTGCACATAAATTCGTGGATGGTAACGTAGTCTTTGATAACTCGCCTGCTTTCCTCAAAACCTCTGTAGATGAGGCATTGAAACGCTTGCAGACAGATTATATTGACTTGTTCTATATTCATTTCCCGGATGAACTTACACCGAAGGATGAGGCTGTAGGTGCGCTGAAACGTTTGAAGGACGAAGGTAAAATCCGTGCCATCGGAGTTTCCAATTTCTCCATTGATCAGCTGCGTGAGGCAAATCGGAATGGAGATGTGGATGTGCTGCAGTCTGAATATAATTTGTTCAAAAGAGAAGCGGAGAAGGAATTGCTGCCCTATACGGCAGAGCATGACATTTCTTTTGTACCTTACTTCCCTCTGGCAGCAGGTCTGCTGGGTGGCAAATATAATCGTGATACAACCTTCCAGGATGGACGGGCGAAGAACCCGTTATTCACAGGGGAAGCCTTTATTCAGAATCTGGACAAGGTGGAACAACTACGCAGCATTGCACAGTCCAAGGATGCTGAGGTCGCCCATCTCGTTCTGGCCTGGTACCTGACTCAGCCGTCCATTGATGCGCTCATTCCTGGTGCCAAGAAACCAGAGCAGGTCATCAACAATCTGAAAACACTGGATGTTGAGCTCACAGCTGAGGAAATTGCAGTCATTGATCAAATATTTCGTTAA
- a CDS encoding Na+/H+ antiporter, producing MELFIAVLVLLVLIGLSNILNRFVPFIPIPLIQIVLGVAIALLPAGVHLPLNPELFFVLFIAPLLYNDGKRTPRHELWNLRAPILLLALGLVFVTVVVAGYAIHWLIPTIPLPAAFALAAILSPTDAVAVGAMAGRVHLPKSIHRLLEGEALMNDASGLVAFKFAIAATVTGVFSLAQASFSFILIAIGGLLIGALLSFLLIRLGVWIRRLGMEDVTIHMLLQILTPFVIYLVSEEVGVSGILAVVAGGIIHAIERDRTESVQLKMQVVSASTWSVILFILNGLVFVILGVQIPDVLSTIFENVSFDNLQVLGYVGLISVLLLVLRFVWIYLFWKGNENSGEALSSGKPRLKEVTIITLSGVRGAVTLAGAFSIPYVLQDGSPFPERDLIIFLAAGVILFTLIAASVFLPILAKNEDKAEEGTPQTTERKAQDIMLNAAIRAVKSEMNDQNKAAALAVVSDLSKYIRQAAGELTAGKRKDILKQETAINLIGTRAERKEIENMMDENVIASEAAFRCNSWLDRKEMMLANRTNTQMMFSLSEIGRLFGHVFTNRSRKPDQPFMIENADLFRQVKMRTSEAAIKAIRAHMNDSNRIVALSVISRYERVIAKLRTWNQGKTEDPFDQEKLELQMVAMQEQRNTIQQLYENGEINRDVAAKLRRFINDVEATALKNT from the coding sequence ATGGAACTATTTATCGCCGTGCTTGTTTTGCTGGTACTGATCGGTTTATCGAATATTTTGAACCGATTTGTACCCTTTATCCCCATTCCGTTGATTCAGATTGTTCTCGGTGTAGCCATTGCACTATTACCTGCGGGTGTGCATCTGCCACTGAATCCGGAATTGTTTTTCGTACTCTTTATCGCTCCGTTGCTGTACAACGACGGGAAGCGAACACCGAGGCACGAGCTGTGGAATCTAAGAGCGCCCATCCTTCTGCTGGCCCTGGGCCTTGTATTTGTAACGGTTGTCGTGGCAGGATATGCCATTCACTGGCTCATTCCAACCATTCCGCTTCCTGCGGCTTTTGCACTTGCGGCAATTCTGTCCCCGACAGACGCTGTGGCTGTAGGCGCTATGGCAGGTCGTGTGCATTTACCCAAGAGCATACATAGGCTTCTTGAGGGAGAAGCATTAATGAATGATGCATCCGGTCTGGTTGCATTCAAATTTGCGATTGCCGCCACGGTTACAGGGGTATTTTCCCTGGCTCAGGCGTCATTTAGTTTTATACTTATCGCGATTGGCGGGTTGCTGATTGGTGCCTTATTATCGTTCCTGTTGATCCGATTGGGTGTCTGGATTCGGCGTCTGGGGATGGAAGATGTAACGATTCATATGTTATTGCAAATTCTAACGCCCTTCGTCATTTATCTGGTCAGTGAAGAGGTCGGTGTTTCGGGCATTCTTGCGGTCGTCGCTGGCGGGATCATTCATGCTATTGAGCGTGATCGGACCGAGTCTGTACAACTGAAGATGCAGGTGGTATCTGCCAGTACCTGGTCTGTCATTTTATTTATTTTGAACGGATTGGTCTTTGTCATTCTGGGGGTACAGATCCCGGATGTGCTGAGTACCATCTTCGAGAATGTCTCGTTTGATAACCTTCAAGTACTCGGATATGTGGGCCTCATTTCAGTGCTATTGTTGGTACTTCGTTTTGTCTGGATCTATCTGTTCTGGAAAGGAAATGAAAATTCCGGTGAGGCGTTGTCCAGCGGGAAGCCTCGGCTGAAAGAAGTTACGATCATTACTCTTTCGGGTGTGAGAGGGGCTGTAACGCTGGCGGGGGCATTCTCCATTCCTTATGTTCTCCAAGACGGGTCTCCTTTTCCTGAAAGGGATCTGATCATTTTCCTGGCCGCAGGTGTGATACTGTTCACTCTGATTGCTGCAAGTGTGTTCCTTCCTATTCTTGCGAAGAACGAAGATAAAGCGGAAGAAGGTACACCGCAAACGACAGAAAGAAAAGCACAGGATATTATGCTGAATGCTGCCATTCGTGCAGTGAAGTCGGAAATGAACGACCAGAATAAAGCTGCTGCGCTTGCGGTTGTTTCCGATCTGTCGAAGTATATCAGGCAGGCGGCTGGCGAGCTTACTGCCGGTAAGCGCAAGGACATTTTAAAACAGGAAACAGCAATTAATCTCATCGGTACACGGGCTGAACGCAAAGAAATTGAGAATATGATGGATGAAAATGTAATTGCTTCGGAAGCCGCCTTTAGATGTAACAGCTGGTTGGATCGAAAGGAAATGATGCTTGCAAACCGCACGAATACACAGATGATGTTCTCACTCAGTGAAATTGGACGATTGTTTGGACATGTGTTTACGAATCGTTCACGGAAGCCGGATCAGCCATTTATGATTGAAAATGCAGATCTGTTCCGTCAAGTGAAGATGCGTACCTCTGAAGCAGCGATCAAGGCGATTCGTGCTCATATGAACGATAGTAACCGGATTGTGGCTCTGTCAGTCATCTCCAGATATGAGCGGGTAATTGCCAAATTACGCACCTGGAATCAGGGCAAAACGGAAGATCCATTTGATCAGGAAAAGCTGGAATTGCAAATGGTGGCGATGCAGGAGCAGCGTAATACCATACAGCAGCTATACGAAAATGGCGAAATTAACCGCGATGTGGCTGCAAAACTCCGCCGTTTCATCAATGATGTGGAAGCTACAGCGCTGAAAAACACCTAA
- a CDS encoding beta-mannosidase — protein sequence MKMINSSQDLSGQWKIQHFEVGEKRPMDVAAAALDDRFWIGAEVPGDVHTALVERSIIDPPYYGHNDAKSRWIEQKEWWYRTSFNLSKDGEAEEYFELIFDGLDTFATVYVNGHEVGQTANMLMSHNFDVTTLVRNGWNALAVKFDPLYLHHRDKETFDWSSYTKERPWLRKAAMNFGWDWGPRMVTVGIWGGVRLERRTIAKLENVYARTESASKQQAVVHVTADVKSVLSFRSRQKREKAVALSCDIRLLDASGHEVARSAEAVVENGLADTILKLDSPQLWWTHDLGEPYLYRMEVTLFADGVEVDRYNEPYGVRTIELALHNDQGEDAFTFILNGVRVYAKGANWIPADHLIGAIPASRYRELIELTVEGHMNMLRVWAGGIYEKDVFYDECDRQGVLVWQDFAFANALFPDFNRDFMNNVRDEVENNVLRLRNRASLALWCGNNEIDWLYDMKSASGDITSPFYGELIYHELIPEVLERLDSSRPYWPSSPYGDSHGNDANDPAVGDRHNWQVWHGSVYPRKHGEPPLLNYSIEGVTFKNYKKDNALFSSEFGMHASANRYTLEKNMPAGQFYWGSPEMAYRNKDTNHQKGILLMEGYTGIPQNIEEYMNYSMLTQAEGLRYGIEHFRRINHRNSGALVWQLNDSWPGTSWSMIDYELLPKASFYYGKVFFHPILLSLEHEPGELLTLWVVNDTRDTLKGQLRLNVYGLNGEKVYSSSHHVETGSQSANRIAELSEAEVLGGKLADEVMVELVAEGFTAPLNRYFLRDPKDVNLPQSQLSVHVNEEEQSVSVTAIGAIARLVKLELPLGRVRFSDNYFDLLPGESRTVRLRHPDKLSLPMTELRVSAMNGSEA from the coding sequence ATGAAGATGATTAATTCAAGTCAGGATTTGTCAGGACAATGGAAAATACAGCATTTCGAGGTTGGGGAGAAGCGGCCCATGGATGTTGCAGCGGCAGCGCTGGATGATCGATTTTGGATCGGAGCGGAGGTGCCAGGGGATGTGCACACCGCTCTGGTGGAACGCAGCATCATTGATCCGCCCTACTATGGGCATAACGATGCCAAGAGTCGATGGATCGAGCAGAAGGAATGGTGGTATCGTACTAGCTTCAACCTGTCGAAGGATGGGGAAGCAGAGGAGTACTTTGAGTTAATATTCGACGGGTTGGATACGTTCGCCACCGTATATGTGAACGGACATGAAGTGGGGCAAACGGCTAATATGCTCATGTCCCATAATTTCGATGTGACTACACTAGTTCGTAATGGCTGGAACGCCTTAGCGGTCAAGTTCGATCCCCTTTATCTGCATCACAGAGACAAGGAAACGTTTGACTGGTCTTCGTATACGAAGGAACGGCCATGGTTGCGCAAAGCTGCGATGAATTTTGGCTGGGACTGGGGTCCACGGATGGTCACCGTAGGAATTTGGGGAGGGGTACGTCTTGAAAGACGAACGATTGCAAAGCTGGAGAACGTATATGCACGTACCGAATCAGCCAGCAAGCAGCAAGCAGTTGTCCATGTCACTGCGGATGTGAAGTCCGTATTGTCTTTCCGTAGCAGACAGAAACGTGAAAAAGCGGTGGCCCTGTCTTGTGATATCCGTTTACTGGACGCGAGTGGACATGAAGTGGCACGGTCAGCCGAAGCAGTTGTGGAAAATGGTCTCGCCGATACAATACTAAAATTAGATTCACCACAATTATGGTGGACGCATGATTTGGGTGAACCTTACTTGTACAGGATGGAAGTTACGCTATTTGCCGATGGGGTGGAAGTAGATCGTTACAACGAGCCTTATGGTGTACGAACCATTGAACTGGCGCTTCATAATGATCAGGGTGAGGATGCTTTTACGTTTATCCTGAACGGAGTGCGTGTGTACGCGAAGGGAGCCAACTGGATTCCGGCCGACCATCTGATTGGTGCCATCCCGGCCTCCCGGTATCGTGAGCTGATCGAGTTGACCGTGGAAGGGCATATGAATATGCTGCGTGTCTGGGCGGGCGGTATATATGAAAAGGACGTCTTCTATGATGAGTGTGATCGGCAAGGCGTACTGGTGTGGCAGGATTTTGCTTTTGCCAACGCCTTATTCCCTGATTTCAATCGGGACTTCATGAACAATGTACGGGATGAGGTTGAAAATAATGTCTTGCGCCTGCGCAATCGTGCCTCGCTTGCACTCTGGTGTGGCAATAACGAAATTGACTGGCTATATGACATGAAGTCCGCCAGTGGAGATATTACCAGCCCCTTCTATGGAGAGCTGATCTACCATGAGCTGATACCGGAAGTGCTGGAGCGGTTGGATTCGTCTCGTCCATACTGGCCTTCCTCACCGTATGGGGACAGTCACGGCAATGATGCCAACGATCCGGCTGTGGGGGATCGTCATAACTGGCAAGTATGGCATGGTTCCGTGTATCCCCGAAAACACGGCGAGCCGCCACTGCTGAATTACAGTATTGAGGGCGTGACTTTCAAAAACTATAAAAAAGATAATGCCCTGTTCAGCAGTGAATTCGGCATGCACGCCTCGGCCAACCGCTACACACTGGAGAAAAACATGCCTGCAGGGCAATTTTACTGGGGCAGCCCCGAAATGGCCTATCGGAATAAGGATACCAATCATCAGAAAGGCATTCTTCTAATGGAAGGATATACGGGCATTCCGCAAAATATTGAAGAGTACATGAACTACTCGATGCTGACACAGGCGGAAGGACTACGGTATGGCATTGAACATTTCCGGCGGATCAATCATCGCAATAGTGGAGCCCTTGTGTGGCAGCTGAATGACAGCTGGCCAGGCACAAGCTGGTCCATGATTGACTACGAGCTGCTGCCGAAGGCCTCCTTTTATTACGGAAAAGTATTCTTTCACCCGATACTGCTGTCTCTGGAACATGAACCGGGTGAGTTGCTTACGTTATGGGTTGTGAATGATACACGTGACACTCTGAAGGGACAGCTTCGACTTAATGTCTATGGATTGAATGGGGAAAAAGTATACTCCAGCTCGCATCATGTGGAGACAGGTTCGCAATCCGCTAATCGCATTGCAGAGCTGAGCGAAGCGGAAGTATTGGGAGGCAAATTGGCAGATGAAGTGATGGTTGAATTGGTAGCCGAAGGTTTCACTGCACCACTCAATCGATATTTCTTACGTGATCCGAAGGATGTTAACCTGCCTCAATCTCAGCTCAGTGTACATGTGAACGAAGAGGAGCAATCCGTGTCGGTTACAGCCATTGGTGCAATTGCACGGTTGGTGAAGCTCGAGCTGCCCCTCGGACGCGTTCGTTTTAGTGATAACTATTTTGATCTTCTCCCTGGTGAGAGCCGTACGGTGAGATTACGTCATCCCGATAAGTTGTCTCTGCCGATGACTGAGCTACGGGTAAGCGCCATGAATGGCAGTGAAGCCTGA
- a CDS encoding NAD(P)H-dependent oxidoreductase yields the protein MNIYIVFDSEGGHTRALAESIAAGAASVHGATVHLHSTEEADIYKLVEMDAIIWGCPGHFGSISSGLKNWIDKLGYLWAEGKLVDKVGAVFCTIATEHGGLESTLIHLLTPMLHQGMIITGLPGNFADNALYGSYYGVGVTCPVDSDDLLSEQGIALGKALGERVARITNRLIT from the coding sequence ATGAACATTTATATTGTTTTCGATAGTGAAGGCGGTCATACACGAGCGCTTGCCGAGTCGATTGCTGCTGGCGCAGCCAGCGTGCATGGTGCAACCGTTCATTTGCATTCCACAGAAGAAGCCGACATTTACAAGCTGGTGGAAATGGACGCCATTATCTGGGGCTGCCCCGGACATTTTGGCTCCATCAGCTCCGGGTTGAAAAATTGGATCGACAAGCTGGGCTACCTCTGGGCAGAGGGCAAGCTTGTAGACAAAGTAGGTGCGGTGTTCTGTACCATCGCAACCGAGCATGGTGGACTGGAGTCAACGTTAATTCATCTGCTGACACCCATGCTCCATCAGGGCATGATCATTACCGGACTACCTGGAAACTTTGCAGATAATGCATTATATGGCTCCTATTATGGTGTTGGGGTGACTTGTCCGGTGGACAGTGATGATCTGCTCAGCGAACAGGGCATAGCACTGGGTAAAGCTCTGGGAGAACGCGTGGCTCGCATAACCAACCGACTGATCACATAG
- a CDS encoding MarR family winged helix-turn-helix transcriptional regulator yields MSPDTERNSQLANVDQLLEAFFRYKNKVLDQQQRNETNCKLNPTKSHILGMILREERCMAVDVARQLSLSSGATTIVLNQLESEGLIQRVRSEEDRRIVWLSLTEDGKQLARTLIYNRGRMTWELLQALTEEEQLQMFGMLKKIELKLLEKMKTLEQTHR; encoded by the coding sequence ATGAGCCCGGATACGGAGCGAAACTCTCAATTGGCAAATGTCGATCAATTGTTGGAGGCCTTCTTCAGATATAAAAATAAAGTATTGGATCAGCAGCAAAGAAATGAAACAAACTGCAAATTGAATCCGACGAAAAGTCATATATTGGGCATGATTTTGCGTGAAGAACGCTGTATGGCTGTGGATGTGGCCAGACAACTTAGTCTATCTTCTGGAGCAACCACAATTGTGCTGAATCAACTGGAGAGCGAAGGTCTGATCCAGCGGGTGCGCAGTGAAGAGGACCGAAGAATTGTATGGTTATCTTTAACTGAAGATGGGAAGCAGCTTGCAAGAACGTTGATTTATAATCGCGGTCGGATGACGTGGGAACTTTTGCAGGCGCTTACGGAAGAGGAACAACTGCAGATGTTTGGCATGCTGAAGAAAATTGAGCTGAAACTGCTGGAAAAAATGAAAACGTTGGAACAAACGCATCGCTAA
- a CDS encoding FAD-dependent monooxygenase: MNQNSYLKTDVCIVGAGPGGALLSFLLKRQGISTILIERQPHLLKSFRGEVLNADGEHVLNKHGLYPSVTQRGVLPLEQIQYWENGQIIHTIFPGEQESHVGIHVPQDHLLEVIVSQSQNQENEQVLYNTVMTGLLRNKADHTVGINIRQEGRPASIEAAVIVGADGRYSAVRRHAGLTPDIRKHGYDLLWARIPAPAGWEPAVRMASMDGQQLALFSQFGGYVQIGWNIPQGSFSKLREQPFAPFVQKLVAAFPCLADSVAQHIQTWSDFVLLSVESSFVDSWAQDNVVLLGDAAHTMTPTGAFGLNAALEDADVLAELLIDMAADQFTSTERLQELQARRGEKVKQQLARQLEMESSFQQRYESFQ; this comes from the coding sequence ATGAATCAAAATTCGTATTTAAAAACTGACGTTTGTATTGTGGGAGCTGGTCCTGGTGGGGCTCTACTCTCATTCCTGCTGAAACGGCAGGGAATATCCACCATTCTGATCGAGCGCCAGCCGCACCTTCTTAAGTCGTTTCGTGGCGAAGTGCTTAATGCAGATGGTGAACATGTATTGAATAAACATGGGTTATACCCTTCTGTAACCCAGCGTGGCGTGCTGCCTCTGGAGCAAATTCAATATTGGGAGAACGGTCAGATCATCCACACCATTTTCCCTGGAGAGCAAGAATCCCATGTGGGCATTCATGTGCCTCAGGATCATCTGCTGGAAGTCATCGTGTCACAATCACAGAACCAGGAAAACGAACAAGTCCTTTATAATACGGTTATGACTGGATTATTACGGAATAAGGCTGACCACACGGTTGGCATCAACATTCGGCAAGAAGGACGGCCTGCTTCCATTGAAGCAGCGGTTATTGTTGGTGCAGATGGCAGATATTCAGCTGTACGCAGACACGCTGGTCTGACCCCGGATATCCGCAAACATGGATACGATCTGTTATGGGCTCGCATTCCTGCTCCAGCAGGCTGGGAACCTGCTGTTCGAATGGCCAGTATGGATGGTCAGCAGTTGGCGCTATTCTCACAATTTGGAGGATACGTACAGATCGGATGGAACATCCCGCAAGGGTCCTTCTCCAAGCTGCGTGAACAGCCTTTTGCTCCCTTTGTACAGAAACTCGTGGCGGCCTTCCCCTGTCTCGCTGATTCGGTAGCTCAACATATCCAGACATGGAGTGATTTTGTTTTGTTATCCGTTGAGAGCAGTTTCGTCGATTCGTGGGCACAGGACAATGTGGTCTTGCTTGGTGATGCGGCTCACACAATGACTCCAACGGGCGCTTTTGGATTGAATGCCGCATTGGAAGATGCGGACGTGCTCGCTGAGCTGCTCATTGATATGGCAGCCGATCAATTCACTTCTACAGAACGGCTGCAAGAGCTGCAGGCCCGACGTGGAGAAAAAGTGAAGCAGCAGTTGGCTAGGCAACTGGAGATGGAGTCTTCGTTCCAGCAGCGGTACGAATCTTTTCAATAA